Below is a genomic region from Streptomyces ferrugineus.
TCCTCGGAGCCGCAGCCCGCGAGGGCCAGGGCTCCGGTCAGCGCGACGGCCACCGGGGCGAGGCGCCTCACGGCTTCTCCCCCTTGATCAGCTTGGGGAGATCCTTGGTGTAGTCGTCGACGGTGGCGTCCTCGGTGTAGAGGACGTACCCGGCGTCGTTCTTCGGCGAGAACGCGACGACCTGGGTGCCGTGCGTGGAGACCATCTTGCCGTTCTTGTCCTTGTGCGGCGGCTCGATGGAGATACCGAGGGTGCGGGCGCCGGCCTGGATGGTGTCGAAGTCCCCGGTCAGGCCGACGACCTGCGGGTCGATGCCCTTGAGCCACTTGCCGAGCGCGGCGGCGGTGTCGCGCTCGGGGTCGGTGGTGACGAACACGACGCGCAGCTCGTCCTGCTCGGCCTTGGGCAGCTGCTTCTTGGCGACGGCGATGTTGTTCATCGTCAGCGGGCAGACGTCGGGGCAGTTGGTGTAGCCGAAGTAGATCAGCGTCGGCTTGCCCTGGGTCTCCTTGCGGAGGTCGTACTTCTTGCCGCTGGTGTCGGTGAGCACCAGATCCGGCTTCTCGAACGGCTTGTCGAGGACGATGGCGGCCTTGTCCGCATCGGCCTCCTCGGAGACCACGGTCACCGGCGAGGCGCCGTCGTCGCCGTTGCCGCAGGCGGAGAGGGTCAGGGTGGCGGCGGCGAGCAGTGCGGCCGCGGCGAAGGTCTTCTTACGCATGACGAGTCTTCTTACGCATAGAACGATGTCCCAGTTGTGAGTGATCCGGCGCGCACCGGGGACGTGCCCCGGCGCGCGCCGTGAACCGGAGGGCCGTCAGGCCTCGGTGCGCCGACGGCCGGCGAGCACGCCGTACGCCACGCCCAGCGCGCCGACGACGATGCCGACCACGCCCAGGACGCGGGCGGTGGTGTCGCTGCTGTCGGCCGGCTCGGCGGCGTCGGTCTTGGCGGAGGCGGCCTCGGCATCGTCGGAGTCGGAGGCCTTGTCGGAGGAGGACGAGCCGTGGTGGCCGTCCTCGGCGGCGGACAGTGCGAGCACCGGCGCCGGGTTCTCGGGCTCGTCCTGGCCCTCCTGCGGGACCTCGATCCAGCGCACGACCTCCTTGTTGGAGTAGGTCTGGATCGCCTTGAAGACGAGTTCGTCGGTGTTCTCGGGAAGCTGGCCGATGGAGACCGGGAACTTCTCGAAGTAGCCCGGCTCGATGCCCTTGCCGTCGGCGGTCCAGGTGATCTTGGAGACCGCCTCGGAGATCTTCTCGCCGTGCAGCTCGATCGGCTTGTCGAGCTTGGACTTGGTGACCTCGATCTTCCAGCCGGGCATCGGCTCCGGCATGGCGGAGGCCAGCGGGTGGTCGGTCGGGAAGGTGACCTCGAGCTTGGTGGTCGAGGCGTTGTCGCGCTCGTTGGGCACCTTGAAGTCGACGACCGCGTAGCCGCCCTTGGCCGCCGTGCCCTCGGGCTGCACGCCGACGTGGGCGAAGGCGGGGACGGACAGGGCGAGCACGGTCGTGCCGGCGAGGGCGCCCACGGCGGCGATACGAGAGGCCTTCATTTCGGAGCACTCCACTGTGAATGAGATTCGGATTCCGGTGGTGAAGAGGAGTACGTGTGCGCCGGGTTGCCCGGTCAGAGGGAAACGACGGGAAAGAACCGTCCCTCGGTCGGAAACGGGGCACACGCGCGTGCCGCCCGACGGCGGCCCTCAACCCACGTCAGTGGAGCGGCGGTCGCGTCGTGTCAGGCGGCGAGGGCGAGCGCGGTGGCCGGCGGGCCGCGCCTGATCAGCGTGTGCTGGAGGGCGACGGTGCGGGGCGCGGGGGGCACCGGTGTCTCGGTGCGCAGGAAGCGCGGGCCCGCATCGCGAGCGCCCGGCAGCCCGGCACGCAGGGCGCGCACCAGCGCGAGCGCCCCGCGCAGGGAACGTATGAGAGCCCCCTCGGCGACCGAGTGCGCCGACAGCGTGGACATCTCGGCGATCCGCAGCAGGGCCAGGTCCCCGCGGCGCAGCAGCCACCCCGCGACGATCGCCGCGAGGAGGTGGGCGAGCGCCATGGGCAGCGACGGCAGCAGCGAGGCGGCGGAGTCGGTGGTGACCGGCAGGGCGTCCACCGACCGGTGCGAGAGATGCTCCCCCGCCCCCGTGCCTGCCCCTGTGCCTGCCCCCGCCCCCGTGCCCGTGCCGATCCGCGCCTCGGTGAGGATCCGCTGGGCCTGGGCGGGGCTGATGGCCGCCGCGGCGCTGCCGCACACGAGCCGCGCGGCCCGCTCGACGAGCGCGGCGTCGGCCAGGGAAGCGGTGGCCGAGGGCGATCCCCCGGCGATCGTCGTCCCGTGCTGCCCCAGCCCGAACAGCGTGTGCAGGACGGTCTGGCCGACCGCGAGCAGCGCCGCCGTCCCGGGCAGCGAACGTTCGCGTCCGGTGAGCGGCACGGTGACGGCAACGACCCCCAGGAACCCCGCGCCCAGCGTCCACAGCGGGATCCTGGCGCAGGAGCCCAGCACATGGCCCATCCCGGCCAGCACGACGCAGACCGCGGCGAACACCGCGGCCCGCAGTATCCGGAGATCGCTTCCGGAGCGCGCCGTGCGCGGGTGGGGGGCAGTCATGGCGGGCTCATCATCGCACTGGCCTTATGACCGCCATACGGCAGGTCCGCAAGATGACAAACCAACCGGAAGATCACCTTCTGGTGTGGGCCACACCCACATACACCGATTCCTGCGTAGGCGCATCGACCATATGGGCGGCATCACGTCAAGGATGTGCTTACAGCGGGGCACTCGCGGCAATACGTAACGGTATGTCGAGCCGCGGCCAGGAGGCTGGAGCATGAGCATCTGGTGGTCACTCCATCTGCGCCGCGAAGCCGCGAGCGTTCCTCTCGCCCGGCGCCTGCTGCTCGGCACCATGGAGACGGCGGGCGTCGACCCCGACATCTCGTACGACCTCTCCGTCGCCCTGAGCGAGGCCTGCGCCAACGCCGTCGAGCACGGCGGCGCCACCACGCCCGACGGCTCCCCGCAGGCGTACCGCGTCACGGCCTATCTGGACGGCGAGAAGTGCCACATCGAGGTCACCGACTCGGGTCCGGGCTTCACGGCACCGCACCGTGCCCCGCGTCCGGCGCCCTCCGACGCCGAGGACGGCCGGGGCCTGTGCCTCATCAGCGAACTCGCCGACCACGTCCAGATCGGCAACAAGCCGGGGCGGGGCGGGGCGGTGGTGAGCTTCGACAAGATCCTCAAGTGGCGTGAGGGCGCCCCTCTGGTGGCGGTGTAGCGCGCCGCGTCACCGCAGGACCGCGGGGCTGCCCTCCTGCGCCGCGCAGGCGCTCAGGCTTCGACGAGTTCGATGAGTTCGGCCAGCAGGCCGAAGGTCAGCGCGTCCACCGGGCGGGGCGAGTCGTCGGCCTCCTCGCTGAAGGTGTTGACCATCATGACCACCGCCGTCCTGCTCCGCCTTTCGAACGCCGCGCAGGTGCTGAATCCGCCGGTGCCGCCGTTGTGCCAGGTCATGGTCCGGCCACCGGGCAGCGTGCTGATGTGCCAGCCCAGCCCGATCCGCAGGTCCTGGTCCGCGGTGAAGTGAGGGCGCTGGGTCAGCTCGATCGCGTCCCGCAACGGTGAGCGCTCCGGACGCAGTTGCGCGTCGAGGTAGCGGATCATGTCGTCGGCGGTGCTGAACATGGAGGTGCCCGCGCCGCTGAGCACTCGATCGTGCCAGTCGGGAACGGGCTCGCCCTCCAGATGCCCGACGGCCTTGCGGGAGGCCATGTCCGGCCTCAGCGTCGTCGTGGTGTCGGTCAGGCGCAGCGGCACGGCCACCTTTCGCCGCAGCATCGCGTCCACGTCGTCGAAGGCCAGCGCCTGGCCGAGCAGCCCGTATCCGAGGTTCGAGTACTGGTAGGTGCTGCCCGGCTCGGTGCTCAGGGCCGTCTCGGCGAGACCGGCGGCCACGTCGTCCAACCTGTAGTGCGCGTACGGGTCGTAGGGATCCGCGTGCGCCAGGAGGTTCGGAGGCAGCGAGGGCAGACCGGAGGTGTGCGTCGCCAGGTCGGCCAGGGTGATCCGCCGGGGGCCTTTGCGCGGGACGGGGAACGCGGGCGGCAGGACGAGCGGCGAGTCGAGGCGGACCCTGCCCGAGCACACCGCGCGCGCGAGCGCCGTGGCGGTGAGGGTCTTGGTGATCGAGCCGAGCTGGAACACCGTCCTGCCGCCGGGCGCGGGGCCCTTCTTGGACGCGCCCGCCACATGTCGCTGTGTGCCCCGGATGACTCCGCACACCACGCTCGGGCTGCCGGCGGCCAGCGCACGGTCCAGACAACGCCGCACCCGCGCGCCCAGCTCGCCCTCGGCCGCGGTGGCGACCCGCGGCATCAACGACACACCCGCTCCGGCCGCCGCCGCGCCCAGGAACTTCCGTCGGTTCATGTGCTTCCCCCTGCTGTCGTGTTCGGTGCTGACCACTATGGAGAAGTTACGTTATTACGTAATGACGGATCAAGTGGTTTTCGCGGCGAGGCTGCGTTCGGCCACCCCACGCTCTTCGGGCCTCTCGGCACTCACAGCCATCGCACAGCGCTGCCCCAACCCGCTGATGGGTGGCGCCCCTGATTTCCTGCTCATGACAGGGCGTACGACGATGAGCAGTCGCGAGGACGAGACGCTGGCGCGGGCCGCCGTGACCGCGCTGACCGGGCAGCTCGCCCTGGCTCCCAAGCCGGGCCTGCCCGACCCGCGCGACCTCGGCGCCCGCGTCACCCGCCGGGACCACCGCATGCTGCGCTGGTCGGCCAAGGCGCTCGCGCCCGGCCTCGCGGCGATGGCCGCCGCCGCCCGGCGCACCGGCGAGCCGACCCCCGCACTGCGCACCGGCGAGCCGACCCCCGCACTGCGCACCGAACTCGGCGCGATCGGCAGATGCACCGAACACTCGGTGGGCCTCGCGGGCGGCGGCCACCGGGGCGCCCTCTGGGCCCTCGGCCTGCTGGTCGCCGCGGCCGCGCTCGACCCCCGGGCTGACGCGCGTGACATCGCCGCGACCGCCAAGCGCATCGCCGCGCACACCGACAGACGCGCCCCGCGCAGGCCCTCCAGGGGCTCCTCGGTGTCCGCGAAGTACGGCGCGGCCGGGGCGCGGGGCGAGGCGAGGACCGGGTTCCCGCACGTACGGGGGGCGTTGGACGCCCTCACCACGTCCCGTGCGGCCGGCGCCACCGAGGAACAGACCCGTCTGGACGCCCTGCTCACCGTGATCTCCACCCTCCAGGACACCGAACTCCTCTACACCGCGGGCCCGATCGGCCTACGGCACGTCCAGGCGGGCGCCCGCACGGTCCTGGAGGCGGGCGGCACGGCCACCGAGGCGGGCGCCCGGGCCCTGGCCGCCCTCGACGCCGACCTGCACGCGCGCGCGTGGAGCCCGCGGGGGAGTGCGGGCCTGCTCGCGGGGGCGCTGTTCCTGGACGCACTGCCCGTCACGGCACGAGCTCGGGCCGCCTGATCCGGTCCTCCGCCCGGCGACCGGCGGCCAGACGCGCCGCCGGTCCCATCGCGTACGACGCGGCCAGCATGGCCCCGCCCAGCAGCAGCCAGCCCGGCGTCCCCCACTCCACCAGCAGGGTCGTCAGCAGGAGCGGGCCGAGGGTGCGGGCGACGGTGACGCCGGTCCCGAACAGGCCCTGGTACTCGCCCACGCGGCCCTCCGGAGCCAGATCGAACGACAGCTGCCAGGAACCCGCCGACTGGTCCATCTCGGCGACCACTTGAAGCACCGCGCCCACCACCAGGACCCCGACGGCCACCCACAGGGAGGCGCCCGCCGACAGCGCGAACACCACGCACGCGGCCAGCATCACCCACCCCGCGCGCCGCACCGCGCGCGTGGCGGTGGCGAGCCCCGTGACGCCGCGCGCCGCCCTGACCTGGAACAGCATCACCGCACCGGTGTTGAGCACGAAGAGCGCCGAGACCAGCCAGGCCGGTGCCTCGGTCCGGCGGGTGATCCACAGCGGCAGGACGAGGCTGAGCAGCGGCAGCCGGAGCAGCAGCACGGTGTTGAGCAGCGCGACGAGAGCGTACGGCCGGTCGCGCAGGACGCCCAGGCCGCCACGGTTTCGCACCATGGGCGCCGGGAGCCCCGGCCGCACGGACGGCAGCCGCAGCAACAGCCCCGCGCACACCACGAAGCTCACCGCGTCCAGCGCGAACACCCCGAGATACGCCGCCCGCGTCCCGGCGTGCAGCGCCAGCCCGCCCAGCCCCGCGCCCACCGCCAGACCGGCGTTGAGCGTCGACTGCAGATGAGCCAGCAGCCCGGTGCGCTCCCCGGCCGGCACCAGCCCCGCCAGCAGCGCCTGCCGGGCCGCCGCGAGCCCGGACTGCGCGGCGGCGTACGCGCACGCGGCCAGCACGAACGGCCAGAAGCCGCGCACGACCGTGAAGGACGCCACCGCGAGCCCCGTCGCGAGGGCCAGCAGCACCGCCGTACCGCGCGGGCCCCGCCGGTCGGCGAGCCGTCCCAGCGGCACCCCGACCAGCGAGCCCACCGCCCAGCCGACGGTCAGCCCGAGCCCCACGCGCGCGGGGGCGAGACCGACGACCTGGGTGAAGTAGAGGGCCGACGTCGTGTAGTAGGCGCCGTCGCCGACCGAGTTGCTCAACTGGGCGTAGGCCAGGAGGCGCGGTGGACCGGCGGGCGGGACGAGCGTGTTCGTCATGACTACGACACTAGGAACGAGGTGGGTCTCTCGGCAGGACCAATCAACGGCCGTTTCAGTGGCCCAATCCGAAGGTGCCGGGCGCCTGTACGCGCCTGCCTCTCAGCCGTCCTCCAACACCTTCCCCAGCACCTCCAACGCCTCCGGATACACCTGCTCCCGGGGCGTCCCGTATCCCACGACGAGCCCCTGCGGCCGCCCCACGCCGCCACCCGGCCCATGCCAGTGCTCCCCCAGCCGCCCCACCGCGAGCCCTTCCGCCGCCGCCCGCGCCAGCACCCGCGCCTCGTCGTCGACCGCCACCAGCGCGTGCAGCCCGGCCGCGATCCCGCGCACCTGCCGACGCGCCCCCAGCCGGTCCACAAGCCGGTCCCGGCGCCTGCGGTACCGCAGCCGGCAGGCCCGCACATGGCGGTCGTACGCATGGCTGTCGATCAGCTCGGCGAGCGCCAACTGGCCGATGGACTCGGTGTGATGGTCACTGTGCAGCTTGGCATCGGCCACGGCGTCGACGAGCTGCGGCGGCAGCACCATCCACCCGAGCCGCAGCGCGGGCCCCAAGGTCTTCGAGGCCGTCCCCAGATACACCACCCGCCCCGGCGCCATCCCCTGCAACGCGCCCACGGGCTGCCGGTCGTAGCGGAACTCCCCGTCGTAGTCGTCCTCGACGATCAGCCCGCCACGCGCGCGTGCCCAGTCGGTGAGCGCCCGCCGCCGCTCGGGGTGCAGCGTCACACCGGTCGGATACTGGTGCGCCGACGTGACGACCACGGCCGCGCAGTCCCCCAACTCCTGCGCACAGGCCCCCCGTTCGTCCACCCGCACGGGCACGACGAGGCCCCCGTTGCGCCGCACCACCTCCCGATGGAACGGCAGCCCCGGATCCTCCATGGCGATGACGCCGCCCTCCAGCACGCGCGTGAGGAGCGCCAGCCCCTGCACATACCCGGAAGTGATCACGATCCGCTCCGGCGGCGCGATCACCCCACGCGCCCGCCCCAGGTACCCCGACAGCGCGGTCCGCAGCTCGGCACGACCACGCGGATCGCCGTAGTCGTACGCCAGTGAGGGCGCCGTGGCGATGGCCCGCCGCAACGCCCGCAACCAGGCGGCCGCCGGAAACGCCCCCACGTCCGGACTCCCCGGCCGCAGATCGAAACGCGGCGCACGCGCGCGCGTGGCGGCCTCCGGCGGTTCGGCGGCGAGGGCGGGCAGCGAGGCGACCTGGGTGCCTGAGCCCTGTCGCGCGGTCAGGTAACCCTCGGCGACGAGTTGGTCGTAAGCGGCCTTCACGGTGTTCCGCGAGATCCCGAGCTCGGAGGCGAGCCGTCGGGTGGCGGGCAACGGTTCCCCGGGAGCGAGCCGCCCGTCCCGCACGGCATCACGCAGAGCCCTCTCCAACCCTGCACGGCGCCCGTCAGCGGCGGTCAGTTCCAGATGCAGGTCCACACAAACCCCCTCAGGGGCGCGGGGCTGTTAACGATATGCGGCTCCGCCGCGTGGGCGCGACAAGCCCCCACGACCCGCAGACCGCAACGATGGCCGGGCACCCCTCCGGCACCCGGCCATCAATCTCACATCAGCCCTTCAGAGAGGCCATCCACGACTCGACCTCGTCCGACCGCCGGGGCAGCCCCGCGCTGAGGTTCCGGTTCCCGTCCTCCGTCACCAGGATGTCGTCCTCGATCCGCACCCCGATCCCCCGGTACTCCTCCGGCACCGTCAGATCGTCGGCCTGGAAGTACAGCCCCGGCTCGACGGTCAGCACCATGCCCGCCTCCAGAGTGCCGTCGACATACGACTCCACGCGCGCGGCGGCGCAGTCATGGACGTCCATGCCGAGCATGTGCCCGGTGCCGTGCAGCGTCCAGCGCCGCTGGAGACCGAGCTCCAGCACCCGCTCCACCGGTCCCTCGACCAGCCCCCACTCGACCAGCTTCTCGGCGAGCACGCGCTGCGAGGCGTCATGGAAGTTCCGGTACTTCGCGCCCGGCTGCACGGCCGCGATACCGGCCTCCTGGGCCTCGTACACGGCGTCGTAGATCTTCTTCTGGATCTCGCTGTAGCGGCCGTTGATCGGCAGCGTGCGCGTGACGTCGGCGGTGTAGTACGTGTGCGTCTCGACGCCCGCGTCGAGCAGCAGCAGGTCACCCGAGTGCACGGGCCCGTCGTTGCGCACCCAGTGCAGCGTGCAGGCGTGCGGGCCGGCGGCGCAGATGGAGCCGTAGCCGACGTCGTTGCCCTCGACGCGCGCGCGGAGGAAGAAGGTGCCCTCGATGTAGCGCTCGCTCGTCGCCTCGGCCTTGTCGAGGACCTTCACCACGTCCTCGAAGCCGCGAACCGTGGAGTCGACGGCCTTCTGCAGCTCGCCGATCTCGAAGTCGTCCTTGACCAGCCGCGCCTCGGACAGGAAGACCCGCAGCTCCTCGTCCCGCTCGGCGGTGACCTTGTCGGTCAGCGCGGCCTCGATGCCGGCGTCGTAGCCACGGACGACGCGTACGGGACCCGTCGCCTCACGCAGCTTGTCGGCCAGCTCGCGCACGTCGGAGGCGGGGATGCCGTACAGCTTCGCCGCCTCGGTGAGGGAGTGCCGGCGGCCGACCCACAGCTCGCCCTGGCCGGAGAGCCAGAACTCGCCGTTCTCGCGGTCGGAGCGGGGCAGCAGGTAGATCGTCGCCTCGTGGCCGTCCGCGACGGGCTCCAGGACGAGTACGCCGTCCTCGGTCTGGTTGCCCGAGAGGTACGCGTACTCGACCGACGCGCGGAAGGGGTACTCCGTGTCGTTCGAGCGGGTCTTCAGGTTGCCCGCCGGGATCACCAGGCGCTCGCCCGGGAACCGCGCCGACAGCGCGGCGCGCCGCGCCGCGGTCTCCGCGGCCTGCGGGATCGGCCGCAGATCGTGCAGCTCGGTGTCGGCCCAGCCGGACTTCATGTTCTCGGCGAGCTCGTCGGACACGCCCGGGTACAGGCCGTTCTTGCGCTGCTTGATGGGCTCCTCGGACTCGGTCTCCAAGGTCTCCGGGGTGAGCTCGTCGGCCACGGTCATCCTCCTCGATACGGCATTCGACCCCGTCCATCGTACGGTCGCGCACGCGAGGACCCGGCGGAGTGGAACGAGCCGCCCGCCGCTGCTATGGCGCAGGCCACGCGCCTGTTATGGGCGGGTGACCGAGGG
It encodes:
- a CDS encoding YcnI family copper-binding membrane protein, whose protein sequence is MKASRIAAVGALAGTTVLALSVPAFAHVGVQPEGTAAKGGYAVVDFKVPNERDNASTTKLEVTFPTDHPLASAMPEPMPGWKIEVTKSKLDKPIELHGEKISEAVSKITWTADGKGIEPGYFEKFPVSIGQLPENTDELVFKAIQTYSNKEVVRWIEVPQEGQDEPENPAPVLALSAAEDGHHGSSSSDKASDSDDAEAASAKTDAAEPADSSDTTARVLGVVGIVVGALGVAYGVLAGRRRTEA
- the pdxR gene encoding MocR-like pyridoxine biosynthesis transcription factor PdxR produces the protein MDLHLELTAADGRRAGLERALRDAVRDGRLAPGEPLPATRRLASELGISRNTVKAAYDQLVAEGYLTARQGSGTQVASLPALAAEPPEAATRARAPRFDLRPGSPDVGAFPAAAWLRALRRAIATAPSLAYDYGDPRGRAELRTALSGYLGRARGVIAPPERIVITSGYVQGLALLTRVLEGGVIAMEDPGLPFHREVVRRNGGLVVPVRVDERGACAQELGDCAAVVVTSAHQYPTGVTLHPERRRALTDWARARGGLIVEDDYDGEFRYDRQPVGALQGMAPGRVVYLGTASKTLGPALRLGWMVLPPQLVDAVADAKLHSDHHTESIGQLALAELIDSHAYDRHVRACRLRYRRRRDRLVDRLGARRQVRGIAAGLHALVAVDDEARVLARAAAEGLAVGRLGEHWHGPGGGVGRPQGLVVGYGTPREQVYPEALEVLGKVLEDG
- a CDS encoding ATP-binding protein is translated as MSIWWSLHLRREAASVPLARRLLLGTMETAGVDPDISYDLSVALSEACANAVEHGGATTPDGSPQAYRVTAYLDGEKCHIEVTDSGPGFTAPHRAPRPAPSDAEDGRGLCLISELADHVQIGNKPGRGGAVVSFDKILKWREGAPLVAV
- a CDS encoding serine hydrolase domain-containing protein — encoded protein: MNRRKFLGAAAAGAGVSLMPRVATAAEGELGARVRRCLDRALAAGSPSVVCGVIRGTQRHVAGASKKGPAPGGRTVFQLGSITKTLTATALARAVCSGRVRLDSPLVLPPAFPVPRKGPRRITLADLATHTSGLPSLPPNLLAHADPYDPYAHYRLDDVAAGLAETALSTEPGSTYQYSNLGYGLLGQALAFDDVDAMLRRKVAVPLRLTDTTTTLRPDMASRKAVGHLEGEPVPDWHDRVLSGAGTSMFSTADDMIRYLDAQLRPERSPLRDAIELTQRPHFTADQDLRIGLGWHISTLPGGRTMTWHNGGTGGFSTCAAFERRSRTAVVMMVNTFSEEADDSPRPVDALTFGLLAELIELVEA
- a CDS encoding aminopeptidase P family protein, translated to MTVADELTPETLETESEEPIKQRKNGLYPGVSDELAENMKSGWADTELHDLRPIPQAAETAARRAALSARFPGERLVIPAGNLKTRSNDTEYPFRASVEYAYLSGNQTEDGVLVLEPVADGHEATIYLLPRSDRENGEFWLSGQGELWVGRRHSLTEAAKLYGIPASDVRELADKLREATGPVRVVRGYDAGIEAALTDKVTAERDEELRVFLSEARLVKDDFEIGELQKAVDSTVRGFEDVVKVLDKAEATSERYIEGTFFLRARVEGNDVGYGSICAAGPHACTLHWVRNDGPVHSGDLLLLDAGVETHTYYTADVTRTLPINGRYSEIQKKIYDAVYEAQEAGIAAVQPGAKYRNFHDASQRVLAEKLVEWGLVEGPVERVLELGLQRRWTLHGTGHMLGMDVHDCAAARVESYVDGTLEAGMVLTVEPGLYFQADDLTVPEEYRGIGVRIEDDILVTEDGNRNLSAGLPRRSDEVESWMASLKG
- a CDS encoding triphosphoribosyl-dephospho-CoA synthase, giving the protein MSSREDETLARAAVTALTGQLALAPKPGLPDPRDLGARVTRRDHRMLRWSAKALAPGLAAMAAAARRTGEPTPALRTGEPTPALRTELGAIGRCTEHSVGLAGGGHRGALWALGLLVAAAALDPRADARDIAATAKRIAAHTDRRAPRRPSRGSSVSAKYGAAGARGEARTGFPHVRGALDALTTSRAAGATEEQTRLDALLTVISTLQDTELLYTAGPIGLRHVQAGARTVLEAGGTATEAGARALAALDADLHARAWSPRGSAGLLAGALFLDALPVTARARAA
- a CDS encoding SCO family protein; the protein is MRKKTFAAAALLAAATLTLSACGNGDDGASPVTVVSEEADADKAAIVLDKPFEKPDLVLTDTSGKKYDLRKETQGKPTLIYFGYTNCPDVCPLTMNNIAVAKKQLPKAEQDELRVVFVTTDPERDTAAALGKWLKGIDPQVVGLTGDFDTIQAGARTLGISIEPPHKDKNGKMVSTHGTQVVAFSPKNDAGYVLYTEDATVDDYTKDLPKLIKGEKP
- a CDS encoding MFS transporter; the encoded protein is MTNTLVPPAGPPRLLAYAQLSNSVGDGAYYTTSALYFTQVVGLAPARVGLGLTVGWAVGSLVGVPLGRLADRRGPRGTAVLLALATGLAVASFTVVRGFWPFVLAACAYAAAQSGLAAARQALLAGLVPAGERTGLLAHLQSTLNAGLAVGAGLGGLALHAGTRAAYLGVFALDAVSFVVCAGLLLRLPSVRPGLPAPMVRNRGGLGVLRDRPYALVALLNTVLLLRLPLLSLVLPLWITRRTEAPAWLVSALFVLNTGAVMLFQVRAARGVTGLATATRAVRRAGWVMLAACVVFALSAGASLWVAVGVLVVGAVLQVVAEMDQSAGSWQLSFDLAPEGRVGEYQGLFGTGVTVARTLGPLLLTTLLVEWGTPGWLLLGGAMLAASYAMGPAARLAAGRRAEDRIRRPELVP